CACCCTGGTGACTCGTTCGTGCCTCGGACGCAGaaacacacattcacccacACATAATTTATGAGTAATCACAATAGCAGTAtccacacacagatgcacaaaaAGCTAAGCAAAACAGGCAGGCACCAAAAATTTTCCATCTGCATTACACAACCATATTTTGGAGGGGAGGgggtgtttgttttgggtttttttttttaatgtgtctaTGATTGACATCGTATTTATAAAAGCATTGGGGCTCCTATGCATTTGTTGTTAGTTTCGGCAAAGTGGGTGTGATAATAATGAAGTAAAACACACAAAGGTGAGGATTTCTTGCCCACATACGAAGCAGGTTTCAGTCACTCTGTGTTCTATTAGTACTATGGTTGAATGCATTTATAGCCAGCACATAACTATGCACATTTCAATGCTTTATGCTGTGctgtatttaatgtattttatttctattcaaTTCTAATCTCTGCCTCCTCTGAGTTCGTCGCAGCATACTGTTTTTATCCACCAGTGCAAACTTGCTGAGGTACTGCTCTGGATCAACAGTGCCCTCCACTGGAGAAAGGTGTTCAGTCAGAAATGACACAAATGCAACAGGCTTAAATCAGAAAACTAAACTGGAAACACTCAGAAAATAGACTAAGAGAGCTCTATTTATGTTCAGAGGAAAATATGGTTAGACTTCATTAGGATAAAATGTCCAGTCTTAACCAGTCGTCAACAACAAACGACAGGATATTTCTCAAGGAAACAACCCAGAAAGACACAAGTGAATTCCCCAGTTTTCCCCAAGCAGATACAAAAGCACAGTAGGGATATGGTCGAAAGCATGTCTGTGATTTTGAAAAGGCACATACTAAGGTACATCACCAACAAATACAAGTACAGCTGTACAATAtataccgatcagccataatattaaaaccacctgcctaatattgtataGGTCCCCTCATGTCGCTAAAACAACTCTGACCCATtgagacatggactccacaagacctctgaaggtgtgctgtggtatctgacaccGAGACATtagtagcagatcctttaagtccggTAAGTTGAGAGGTGGGACTTCATGGatcggatttgtttgtccagcacgtcccacagatgttcaatcggattgagatctggggaatttggagtcaacaccttgaactctttgtcatgttcctcaaagcattcctgaacaatattttgcagtgtggcagggcgcattatcctgctgaacgagaccactgccattaggaaGGGGTGTACAGTACCTGGTCTGCAGCGATGTTTAGGTAGTTGGTACGTGTCAAAGGAATATCCACaggaatgccaggacccaagtttcccagcagaacattgcccaaaTTGTTCATCACACTGTTGCTGtaggcttgccttcttcccatagtgcatcctggcgtcatctcttccccaggtaagcgatgcaTACGACCCCGCCAtccacgtgatgtaaaagaaaacaagattcatcagaccaggccaccttcttccactgctccatggtccagttctgatgcgcACATGCCCAGGTGCTTTCAGCGGtgtacaggggtcagcatgggcactcggaccggtctgcagctacgcagccccattcGCAGCTTGCTTTGTGATACCTTTCTATCAAAgacagcattaactttttcagcaacttgtgctacagtagctcttctgggGTATCGGACCAGACAaactagccttcgctccccttGCACATGAACAAGCCTTGGGCACCGGTTGTCCTTTCTTAGACGACTTTTGTAGGTACGAACCACTGCacaccaggaacaccccacaagacctgccgttttggagattcTCTGACTCAGtaatctagccatcacaatttggcccttttCAAAGtggctcagatccttatgcttgcccatttttcctgcttacaaCACATCAACTCCGAGAACTTTCTGTTCCCTTGCAgcataatatatcccaccccttgacaggtgacactgtaatgagataatcaaatgttattcacttcacctgtctgGGGTTTTAATGTTAGGGCTGATCGgtgtattgtttattgttataccacagcagttggATTCTCAGATCTGGTTGGTCAGATGGTGTTAATGAACTGAACAGCAGTTCTGATAGTATTGCCAGCTATAATTCAAATAATGATTtagggtttatattaatgtgctcagtCTAACAGGTTACTGTTTCtataacaactcattcacaatGAGTTTTATGGCAGACACTTCACATACTCTAACACtaacaataaacagataaaaaatttATCTGctatttaaactttattttctatttaacaaagaaaagtgtGTCATCTTATGATGATATGATGAAGTCTGCTGTATGGGGGTGGTTATTTAGCATTTCTGGAAGAGTCTCtatgtcagcgctttgtaagaGTCAGTGCATTTTCTGCCACTGGAGAGTctacaggacagaggactttgcactATTTTGGTATATCAGCACACCtcatcgtgttttattccttaccaaTTGCAGGACTGGCCTTTGAAACACTGATATGCAACATTCAAAATGATCACAAACAACGTTTACATGTTGTGTTCTGTGAGCATCCTTAACACTCTCAAAGGTTCTCGGTGAGCTTTATCTGGGTGTGTTTATAAATCATAACGAtgtgaaaattaataaataaataaataaaaactcttctttttttattcaattaattCATTCACAGCATTTTACTGCTATAGTATAGATCAATATTATGGAAATGTGTAATGAATGTCCATATCATACGACCCTATCAGCCAGTAACATTATTAACGTCTCTGGTTGTATATGTTAATGCAGAAAAGGTAGAACACCCACTCACCCATAGTCATAGAGTCAGGCAGGCCAGGACTGGTCACTACACTGGTCACAGAGGCATTCTGGGTCAACATGTTGGATTCCAtgctgaaagagagaaaaacgtATTGCAGTTCATGAACAGCAGCCCACATTAATTCAATAAGAGGTACAAAGCAGAAGTGTTACCTGAACTCAGCTTTTGGTTTTTCAGTGTCAGTGGTTGGACTTGAACTCTCGGTTTGCTCGTGAAATCCTATCGTCTCAACAGAGTCGTCAActgaaagttaaaaaaacaaaacaaaaaaaaaggcagaccTCAGTGTTAGTTCTTAAAGTTAATTTCACTTCTACTCACTACTAATTCTATTTTATTAGTCAATGAACTGTGGATGAAGTTTTTTATGGATAAGACCAGAGCAAGTGAGACAGGGTGTCCAGACCTTTCGGGCTGTAGGTTTCTGCTGCAGTAAGAGGGATGAGGATGTCTGAGCTGTCGTTGTCAGCCTCCGTAATgatcggcctggggctccaagTCGAAACACTGGACAAGCTCCCAATTATAACCCTGGATGAACAAATCATTCTCACTCAGTTATCTGCTATGTTTATGAAAAACAGTGCTATatcattattaattcatttatgtGCTGCATGGGTATGAACACACTGTTCCCCACTCCCGTGGTCCTCCTGAGGCACTGGCCGGCTCTTGCCGTAAAAATCTTCATCCTCGTCTTCCTCGTGGTACATGCTCTTGGTGTCGAGAAGAGCTCCGTTCTGTGGAGGTGTTTCAGCCCAACTGATGATGCCATGCTCTGGCTCAGGCAGCCCGTTCTGTAAGGGGGATGACTCACAAGCCTCTAGACCTTCCTCTGAGGTCACATCACCCGTCGTACTCTTCCTCAGACTCCTCCTGACACCTCCACAGCCCTCGTCTTCATCTTCTGCTCCCGCGTCCAGATCATCATCAAATGAAATGATGTTAGtgattttcttcttcctccttcgCTCCTTCCTCAAACCAGAATCTAAAGAGCAGGGGGAACAGAAACCAGGAAGCTTCAAATGTTGCACAGggattttaaaatgaacaataaCCAAGAAGAGAGGCATTATTAGAAAACTCTGAACAGGTACTTTAGCATGGATACTGACCATAAAGAGACTTAATAACATGCATACAATAATAACATACTACTTGAGTAAAAAGGGAAATATTACAGAACACGTTCATGTAGTTTCCCCCTGTACCTGCGGATGTGCTCCGGGGCAGGACAGGCAGGGGGTCAGAGGGACAGTCTGAGCGTGGTGTAAAACCGGGCACCACGGCTGTGGCAGTGCCGATCTCTCTGAGCAGGGTGCTGACGCCCTGCGCCGACTCCTTCCACAGACTGCTCATGCCCTGTGTAGACTCTTTTATCAGAAGTGAGACAGACGGTCCGGCGCGCGCCTGCCCATTCAGATCCGTGTTGTCAATGTTGATGGCGAACAGGATGGAGTTCAGTCCTGCTTCCACAAAGAGAACACTCGTGTGAAATGATGCTCTGCTGTGAACTAATAAACGCTCATTAATGAATCTTTTTGTAAAGctggtgtgtaaatgttttcgcTGGCTAAACTGAACGAGAAAAATTCCTGACAGATTTAAAAATTTTCGGTAATGTCGATTTTCCTTGTactcgtgtgtgtatgttgataaaTGGCAGTTACCTATTAATTAGAAAGCGCATTCACGGCAgggctgatttacatttattggcaccctcaatatttttaaaaagttaaagaTGATAGACAGCTGAACACAACTAAATCACGATTAAACGGTGAATGAGAACCTTCTAAAGGCGGGGAAATCTTCCAGTAATCCAGCTTaaccattacagtttattgGTTAAACTGTAACTGGTTTAACAGCCACGGACTGACTTCCTCGTTTTATAAGCCGGTTTAATTTGTCTTCATTTATGAATTCTTTTTgattgctttattattattattattattattattatgactcaACCAAGCctccaaaatatttcattaaactCATGGAGGCAATTGaaataagcaatttaaacttgacagcataacctgtaaataaaatagtatTTCGCATTAagacatttcttgtgtaaactcTCCTgcaaatgatttatgaataattcattcatCCAGCATGATAAATTGGGCTCAATGATTAAACGAACAAAAAACACCCTTAATGACAGACCTTCCGGTTATCAGTTTTTGGCTCAAACTATGAAATGGTcaataatgaacaaaaatacatgaaaaaaaaaaaacagagctaaacaaatacataaataacactATGAGAAGTACGGCATCTCAGTGTATCTCTTTCAACGTTTAATTTTCTATTGATTTCCAAATTGCAAAATGAACCTATAGAAGCTGTTCACAGCTACTAACCTGCAGCCATAGTGGGAAGCATACTGGCTCTCTCCTCATCAAGGATAAAAGCCCACTCTTCATAGAATGCACTAGAAAACATACGAATGAtctgactttttaaaaagtttcaaCTTTTATAACTACTTACTCAAACAGGGTTAGGAAATAAGCATTCAAGCCCCCAAAACTGTACACCcttcaaaagcaaaaaaatacatcactcCTGACTGGGAACCTGAACAAAACAGCAGTGTGAATCAAACAGAGCAAGGTGTACCTCAGCCGAGGACGGTCAGCCAGCAGCATGTGGAGGTAGCGCTCCAAAGAGTGCTCATTGAGGGCACAGCGCAGCCAAGCCCTGCCTCGGCCCAGCTCAGACCAGATGTTCCTCAGAGAATAGAAACGCTGCAGCTCGTGACGGTTCAGGTGCTCTTTCACGTAGAACCAGAACGTCAAATCtacaaaattcaattcaattttatctgcacatcatttttaacaatggacattgtcacaaagcagcattacagtaataaataaattccagacataaatttgacatttaaaaatgtatccctaatgagcaagccagaggtgatggcGGCAAGGGAAAACTctctgagacgacatgaggaagaaacctaaagaggaatcagactcaaaCGGGAACcagtcctcatctgggtgacactggatagcgcgattataaataattcccttctatactTGTCTGCCATGTAAGTAAAAAGTGCCAAAAAGGAACTTATGAGCTTATGACCAACTGATGAACATGAGCACCAAAGTCATTTttgaattcattatagttttaacttGTTTTTTGTTATCAGCTCTTCAATGATGGAAACCTGAGTGCAAAATTTTTTGTAGCAATTGCAGCCCTAAGCCAACACAGGAAAAACAGTCATACAGCACTGTTacacatctaccacattcatcTGTGACTTCTGCTTCAGTTTAAATACCCGTTTAACTGCGTTAACACGGCTCGTTATAGTATCGCATGTGTCGTAGTGAAAATTGAGCTTgttacaaatattatacttctACTCCTGGCTCAGGTCACCAGGGTCAAACAGAGACGGCATACTGGAAACTCAGCAGTTAAGGTTGTGTGTGACTGACTGGAAGGAAGCCACAGGGAGCCACCTGAACCACTCTCAATGCCTGACCCATATGTTTGTATTGTTTACTGTTTCTCTTTCAGTAATGTGTGTAGAAAAGTGTTGGTCAAATGAGAAAATCATATTCtttcattcagtcatcttcagtaactactttaACCTGGTGGATGGGACCAGTCAAGCACAGAGCATCATGTACACATACATTTGCATCACCAGTCCACATACCAGTATGTTATTGATAGGGGAAAGGAAACCAAAAAAATCTGGATGGAAAGGAACATGAGGGACCCTCAAACACAGGAGGACTCACAAAAGGTGCAGATCTTGCTAGTAGTAGCAAATGTTTAAAAGAGAGTATTGAAGGCGGGGCAACGGCCAATCAAACAGAGGTTAGGTTTAGATCCTGAACCCAATTGGTGGATTTTAGATACTATAAGGTGTACAGTGTGGCAACGCATACAAACCCGCAGTAAATGAATACACAAGAGAAACTGCCAGTAATTCGTTTTTTCCTCATTTGGGTTTATTTGGGGCAGTATTACCTTGATATGTTAGAATGAAACCgactgaaattattattttacaagtATGTTTAAGGAAAGATAAGTACATTATCGAAAACGATCTACTGAAATCGAGACCCCTCGGTTTCAGAATGATGATAACAGAAGTCAAATCTAGACCCCAAtttcacacttaaaaaaaaagaggaccCTGGGAAATGTGCAACAACCTGCTGAAAGTCTCCTGGGATCTACAAAGTCTCTTTTAAACAAAGCCCAAGAGCACCTACAGCGGcactcaaaataaaaaatggcttGCTGTTATCACATCACGTCATAACGGCTTGCTGTTATCGCATAATTTCTTCATACGATTCTTATCTTTTCTTGgatcacttttcttttcttttcttttactaaCAACTGATCTTAAACTACTCATAAAATTTCCCAAAACTAAAGAAGGGAAACGGAGGGACTCAAATATGAGAGTCAGACTCTCCAATTAAACCTCTATAGCGCTCTTAAAATTGACACCCGCCAACTATATGCTATCCGATTGAGTATGTCGAGCAAATTTACCTCTGCAGTTAATCTCTCTAAGCTACGGTGCATTAACAAATGGTATCATTCTTAGTCCCCTGttgctttttaaaaactctAAACCACAACAGGTGCCGGTAGTAAACCTCAGAGATGGCCTATTTCTCTTTTTTGCCCTTTTTCATGACAATTATTGCATAACCATCTGGTTTCACAAACACTCTCAGCACCTGCTTTCCCTGTACGAGACCTCTGAAGCATCTGTTTCCTCTATGGACTGCCCGCAGCTCTATAGATACTTTCTGTTATTAAGACACCTCCCAGGTAGGGCCTCCCAGGTTTAGAAGGTAAGTGTATACTAGCAGTTCATGTAGTGACCTTTTACCAAGGTTACTGAGAAAAATGTTTCAAAAGGTTACTTCTCCATAAAGTCTTCTTTAAATATTAACCCGAGAATGTGGCAAGCTTCAGTAAAAGATGAGTGTCAAGTCTGTAGTTTGCCTACCTCCTTCGGTCTTGCTGGTGAAGCCAGCCACCTGCTTTATGGCCGCAGCGGTGAGCGCCAGGCCTCGGCTCTTCCTCAGACCATGCTGAAGCACAGCCTCAAACTGGGCACACAGGCAGATgactctgaaaacacacacagcagtcagGAACAGACGAGTCAGTGGGAAAATGTACAATATTGGCCTGTCAGGGAATATAATTGAAAACACAATCACAGCTAAATCACAGATGAGTCACAGGCAGGCAACTGTACAAGATAAAGCACACAATACAGGATGAAGTAGAGAACAGGAGAAAACAGGAAAAGGTGGGGGACCCAACAACGCAGTATTTCTGATGCAAACAACATTTGAATGTaatgattcagaaataaaatgatagCATATCTATTCAATTTCATCAAACCTGCTGTCAGAGTCTGAGGCAATCTCCTTTCTTCCACCAAAGCGAATTTGgcactattaaaaaaaaaaaaaaaaaaaaaacacaaccataaCATATTAAAtcgtataaatatatataaatatgcagAACTTTAAATGAGTACCTAAATAAGTTTCAATGTCAAACACACACGTTGTACACACAAGCATGCAACAAAAGACAAGTACTCACATTTCTAGAAGGTGACGGTTAAGATATACACACAAGCGTGTAACAGAAGATGAGTGCTCACATCCTACCCTCCCCACATTCCTCCCATCTGCCCTTATTGCACAAATTCTTAGTTACTGTATGTACAAATTTTAGTAGCTGCACATACTGTAGTTATTACACATATTTCTGGTTACTGCACATATTGTAGCTATATTGCACACATGTCGTAGTAAATGCACAGATTATTACTTACTGcatatttataaacaaaagaGCATTTTAAGAGAGACTTAGTTCATTCCTTAAACTTAACATAGTGGATTTAATTAGTGTAACAAAGAATAAGTCAACTCAAACCAGTACAGGTAAGCTGTGCTTAAAGCAATCCATTTGTAAACTTAAATCTGAGCAAGCTTAAAACTCGTCAGGTTTGAGAGTACAGCACCAAGTCGTTAACATCTGATCGTCTGATCATTCAGGTTCTCGAACATCCCAGCCAAGGGGTTCTCAAGCTTTTTGGAAACCATTACCTATAAAAGTCAATTCCACAGACTTGGCTTGAGCAATTTAAATATTATACTCAAAGTATATTTTTCAGTCAGGATATTACatcatattttcatattatGGCTATTTAATGGAGCCATAGagatttttattcctgaacgTTTCACCAAAAGGAACACATTGAAACATTAGAGTCATTATTTATAGTGCTACTTACTTACAGTGATGTTTATACACTGCAGCCTATTAGTGAGtattttcattaaataattagtaataattataatcagTAATAATGTTGTCATTCACAATGAATACTATCATGGGATGTCAGAACAGCCCTTCCCACCCaactgattggctgattagcaATGCTTCAATTGAATgttaatttaatattaataattttaagAACAGGGCAACTTTGAAGCCTTATTTTAACTATTAGAGCTTTTTTATTCCTGATCTTTTCACTCATCCATATTTATTCACTTAAAACTTACTGGTTTTATTAAAAGATTAAAGTTCTCATTATTTATGCTTGTTTTTAAGTTGCTGAATTTTACTTTAACCCTTTTTAACTAAATAATAACCCTAACAACTTTGATAAGAGTTAATAGTTAAAATATGATTTAGATCCATCCAGTGTATACAGTCACGGAACCACCAGATGTTCATAACGGACCCCGGGGGTTCTCCAGACTCCACTTTCACAGCCATGGGTTTTGAGATACTGTACCTGTTTAACTGCATCCAGCAATCTTTCCAGAAGGTTTTGTCTTTTCAGGTCATGTTGCTGTGTGCCTAAAAGATCCAAACATTCAGCATATTACTGGAACATCCACTTTTCTCACAAAAGCATATCCAGACATTGCACCAAGCCTGCGCGTGTGTACGGCCCACGAAGCCGTCAGCACACATCACTAGTACGTTTTTACATCAGTTTGTTATTGAAGATTAGAGAAGTGCTCAGCTTTTTATTACACAGATTCCTTTTTATAAGCAGAACTATCTGATTAATTGAAGTTTCTGACTTCCACCTCTTCACGCTCATCGCTTCCTACTTACTGTAGCTGTGCAAGTGCATGCATCTATAAATCACTGACACACTGTTTATCACAGATTAGCATCGTCATACATGTGAAAtactaaaatatatacaaaatgtCATAGGTTTAAGTCTGACATGGTGTACAGTACGTGAATCTGCATCAAGATTGTTTCATGTTGGTCTGTGAACTATAATGTCTGATTTGCTCTGTGACCTGTATGTGAATTTGTGGCCCTGTGAACTTTAAATATGCCAACAAAAATAATTCCAATACctgtctgtgtatctatctatgGTGTAGTGTATTTGCAAacaaggtgggttttttttttttaagtctgaCCGCTTCTTTGCCAATAAGGACAGAGCTTGACTTGAGTGAGGATGTAAAGGGGATGTAGCTCCGCATGGCTTaaacatgtataaaaaaaaaaaaaaacaccatcccctttttaaaaagtgtcatgCGCTTTGGATTAAGTGTATGTGAGTTGGATAAGAAGCTAGCCCTCTAACTGGCTTAcatgtttgggggttttttgtttgttgttttttttttactatcaaAGTAAGATAGTACAAAAGATCCTTCTTGTGAAATAAGCCTTAGAGTATTTCCAGAGTACTGACATTTAGGACAAACCCTAAAGTTTTAAAGAAactaaaataatgtttaaaacaaaacaaacaaaaaaaacaaaacaaaagggcAACAATGTGACCTACACTGCGATGTGTGTAGGTCACAATTATCATATAATCAGCTAATCTGAGTTATCtcgatgtgttttttttttatgtagataTGTGTAATCAGTCGAGCAGAAAGTGTCACTAAACacagttttcattttcagtgGACTCTGATGGACTGAAAGTTTCTTTCGTAAAAAGAAGAATAACAAAAGTGACACACTCAAAGCTTTTTAATTATCATGGGAAATAGGTTGCAGCCAGGGGAACTGATGTAGTCACCCATCTTCATCTAGCTCTAGTTGCTGACCCTATCCTAAACCTGGAAACGAcacaaaatcaaaataaaaaacttcTTTTTCAATAcaccaacaaaaatatttaagacTGAATAAACTGTctcctgaagaaaaaaatcaatcacaCTCAGCAACAGCAGCTTGCCTGGATAGATATAACGTAGCATGAAACTGGACTGTCAGAATTGTTCCCTTGTTCCAGGAGGACTAGTGAAGTGTACAGAgccaaatctgtgtgtgtaacGATgatacactgatacacacaggcCTCAAATCTGCCTGACTAAAGTCCCACTGAAacttgtgggattttttttttaaacaacagatTCAAGACACTTGTGAAAACTTTACCTGTCTAGGCTGGCACTGCTGTTATGACAACACAGCTTTAGTAAAGAAATGAGATGTGACTaacttttctttgttaaaagACAGGCTATGTTGTATATATTCAAATCATTATTTGACTTTTATACAGTCTAAAGGGCAGATGGAAATTGTATTTACTCGAAATGCAATGTCACTAAATGAATGTGCATTATTACACAGCTTATTACTGTAACTGTTCGTCTGAATGAAGCCAATACAGCAcagttcaaacaaacaaacaaacaaataaataaataaacaaacaaacaaacaaacaaacccaataATCAGAAAAAAGTGTCCGTCCTATCGtcatgagctcatgtatgttgAAGGGGGCAGAGTGCTTTCCTCAAAGTGTGTTCTGTTGCCATGTAAAGTAGCATCAACAGTCATTTTAAAGGATGTGGTGGCTTCACATGTTTCAGAGAAAGACTGCTAGCCATGGTGCGGTAGGCAAATACGTTAACTGGGAGGAAatggtgtaaaataaaataaaaacgaatAACTCAAATcactgtaatgtttttatatgcatacatacatgcatacggTTTAGATGTTTAACCATTAAGCCCCTTAAAAAAAGTTTGTAGGTTAACCAACGAACAAggatattacattttatttatggaacAAATTTTTAAGAAACATTAAAATTTTGAttcatctgaattttttttgtttttttttttttttacacttatgCTAGTGTTTACATTTATGCCAACAGTCCAATTTTGATAGTTTTCCACTGCAGTATTTCGatttttctgggtttttttttttttttttttttttttttaacaacacagCTCCA
This is a stretch of genomic DNA from Ictalurus punctatus breed USDA103 chromosome 13, Coco_2.0, whole genome shotgun sequence. It encodes these proteins:
- the snx29 gene encoding sorting nexin-29 isoform X2, whose protein sequence is MNGTQQHDLKRQNLLERLLDAVKQCQIRFGGRKEIASDSDSRVICLCAQFEAVLQHGLRKSRGLALTAAAIKQVAGFTSKTEGDLTFWFYVKEHLNRHELQRFYSLRNIWSELGRGRAWLRCALNEHSLERYLHMLLADRPRLSAFYEEWAFILDEERASMLPTMAAGLNSILFAINIDNTDLNGQARAGPSVSLLIKESTQGMSSLWKESAQGVSTLLREIGTATAVVPGFTPRSDCPSDPLPVLPRSTSADSGLRKERRRKKKITNIISFDDDLDAGAEDEDEGCGGVRRSLRKSTTGDVTSEEGLEACESSPLQNGLPEPEHGIISWAETPPQNGALLDTKSMYHEEDEDEDFYGKSRPVPQEDHGSGEQVIIGSLSSVSTWSPRPIITEADNDSSDILIPLTAAETYSPKVDDSVETIGFHEQTESSSPTTDTEKPKAEFSMESNMLTQNASVTSVVTSPGLPDSMTMAELRQAIVAMMNRKDELTEQNTALRSLLDGEMEHSAGLRLEVDSLKKKLADLEERHTAKVQALGRENEVLKVQLKKYVGAVQMLKREGNQSNDSLPMLRNCEGSAPAVQHRSVADVEELAASYERKLIEVAEMHGELIEFNERLYRLLMAKDNLIGQMRQELIDLRGPVPGDLSQTSDDPSLSDFETAHRALVNVWIPSVFLQGRAANAYHVYQVYIRILDNEWNVYRRYAEFRALHNHLRAKFPQVDTFSFPPKKAIGNKDAKFVEERRKHLQCYLRMVMNKLIQTLPEFTACPSKETLLQLLPFCQAEEEESEMRAQDKEATYVESGEKTSPSKHQGRPFC
- the snx29 gene encoding sorting nexin-29 isoform X3; its protein translation is MNGTQQHDLKRQNLLERLLDAVKQCQIRFGGRKEIASDSDSRVICLCAQFEAVLQHGLRKSRGLALTAAAIKQVAGFTSKTEGDLTFWFYVKEHLNRHELQRFYSLRNIWSELGRGRAWLRCALNEHSLERYLHMLLADRPRLSAFYEEWAFILDEERASMLPTMAAGLNSILFAINIDNTDLNGQARAGPSVSLLIKESTQGMSSLWKESAQGVSTLLREIGTATAVVPGFTPRSDCPSDPLPVLPRSTSADSGLRKERRRKKKITNIISFDDDLDAGAEDEDEGCGGVRRSLRKSTTGDVTSEEGLEACESSPLQNGLPEPEHGIISWAETPPQNGALLDTKSMYHEEDEDEDFYGKSRPVPQEDHGSGEQVIIGSLSSVSTWSPRPIITEADNDSSDILIPLTAAETYSPKVDDSVETIGFHEQTESSSPTTDTEKPKAEFSMESNMLTQNASVTSVVTSPGLPDSMTMAELRQAIVAMMNRKDELTEQNTALRSLLDGEMEHSAGLRLEVDSLKKKLADLEERHTAKVQALGRENEVLKVQLKKYVGAVQMLKREGNQSNDSLPMLRNCEGSAPAVQHRSVADVEELAASYERKLIEVAEMHGELIEFNERLYRLLMAKDNLIGQMRQELIDLRGPVPGDLSQTSDDPSLSDFETAHRALVNVWIPSVFLQGRAANAYHVYQVYIRILDNEWNVYRRYAEFRALHNHLRAKFPQVDTFSFPPKKAIGNKDAKFVEERRKHLQCYLRMVMNKLIQTLPEFTACPSKETLLQLLPFCQG
- the snx29 gene encoding sorting nexin-29 isoform X1, translated to MNGTQQHDLKRQNLLERLLDAVKQCQIRFGGRKEIASDSDSRVICLCAQFEAVLQHGLRKSRGLALTAAAIKQVAGFTSKTEGDLTFWFYVKEHLNRHELQRFYSLRNIWSELGRGRAWLRCALNEHSLERYLHMLLADRPRLSAFYEEWAFILDEERASMLPTMAAGLNSILFAINIDNTDLNGQARAGPSVSLLIKESTQGMSSLWKESAQGVSTLLREIGTATAVVPGFTPRSDCPSDPLPVLPRSTSADSGLRKERRRKKKITNIISFDDDLDAGAEDEDEGCGGVRRSLRKSTTGDVTSEEGLEACESSPLQNGLPEPEHGIISWAETPPQNGALLDTKSMYHEEDEDEDFYGKSRPVPQEDHGSGEQVIIGSLSSVSTWSPRPIITEADNDSSDILIPLTAAETYSPKVDDSVETIGFHEQTESSSPTTDTEKPKAEFSMESNMLTQNASVTSVVTSPGLPDSMTMAELRQAIVAMMNRKDELTEQNTALRSLLDGEMEHSAGLRLEVDSLKKKLADLEERHTAKVQALGRENEVLKVQLKKYVGAVQMLKREGNQSNDSLPMLRNCEGSAPAVQHRSVADVEELAASYERKLIEVAEMHGELIEFNERLYRLLMAKDNLIGQMRQELIDLRGPVPGDLSQTSDDPSLSDFETAHRALVNVWIPSVFLQGRAANAYHVYQVYIRILDNEWNVYRRYAEFRALHNHLRAKFPQVDTFSFPPKKAIGNKDAKFVEERRKHLQCYLRMVMNKLIQTLPEFTACPSKETLLQLLPFCQDAPSANESGSKTGRSKTSSRFPRLGRSSGRDARNPEPQSGDL